Proteins from a single region of Abyssalbus ytuae:
- a CDS encoding translocation and assembly module lipoprotein TamL, producing MKKLLTKINVLLTLLLILVSSCNAVKRVKDDELLLKNNNIYIDSVKNKNADIDNLIIQQPNSSLLGYPLKLNIYNLAKENPNSAFLNWLFKKEKRAGRLEKFLSKKQLIELQNSYIGFNEWLKETGEPPVIINNIDTEKSLARLGAYFYNRGYFNNTTSYEIDTLNYRNKRAGLNYFVTKNKPYFLDTITRNISSKDLDSIYILHKSSSVIKEGQRFELVKFQAERERLNSIFLNSGIYGFQPSSITFDVKRDTIEENNDFKMPVKIQIRNLPQRLNDTLKEVDYKVHHINNVNIFADYNYADNKDSLKSTTYDFYTIYYKDKLKYKPKALTNAIAIIPGEIYRDIDRSLTYRQINNLKNFKYPSIEYIYADSTNTLLNTNIYLTARPRFSLGFNTDLTHSNIQDFGISFSSSLISRNVFRGAETLEISGRGTIGSQKNISDDDRFFNISEFGGDIKLNFPRIFFPLKTDKLIPKYMSPQTRILLGTSFQKNIGLDKHNFNGIVSYNWSPTNFKKNIFDLFNIQFIRNLNTDRFFEVYRNTYTQLDNIANGFEDSYPQFFEEDPNDPENPRLSVPTGTQGFIQAVQDGEISLETTDAREVNRIEERRERLTSNNLIFASSFTHSRNNRTGFTDNNFSQFKIKLVAAGNFLSLLTNLTTFEKNDNDQNLVFGVPYSQYIKTEFDYIKYWQVSRNNVFAFRTFLGIAIPYGNSNNIPFLRSYFAGGSNDNRAWEAYSLGPGRTNNINDFNEANLKIAFNIEYRFNIFGDLNGALFADAGNIWNVLDDVEDEKAIFENFSSLSEIALGTGVGLRYDFDFFVLRFDTGFKTYNPALEEKNRWFYDYFKSGVFNIGINYPF from the coding sequence TTGAAAAAACTACTTACAAAAATAAACGTATTATTAACATTATTGCTAATATTAGTCTCTTCTTGCAACGCTGTAAAACGTGTTAAAGATGATGAATTACTTCTTAAAAATAATAACATCTATATAGACAGTGTTAAAAATAAAAACGCTGATATAGATAATTTAATAATTCAGCAACCCAATAGTTCGTTATTAGGATATCCCTTAAAACTCAACATTTACAATTTAGCCAAAGAAAATCCTAACTCAGCTTTTCTCAACTGGCTTTTTAAAAAAGAAAAGCGAGCCGGAAGACTGGAAAAATTCCTCTCTAAAAAACAGCTTATAGAATTACAAAATTCTTATATAGGTTTTAATGAATGGTTAAAGGAAACAGGAGAACCTCCGGTTATTATAAATAATATTGACACCGAAAAATCTTTAGCCCGTTTGGGAGCATATTTTTACAACCGGGGTTATTTTAACAATACAACCTCCTATGAAATTGACACATTAAATTACAGGAATAAAAGAGCAGGATTAAACTATTTTGTAACAAAAAATAAACCTTATTTTTTAGATACTATAACCCGGAACATAAGTTCTAAGGACCTGGACTCTATATACATATTGCATAAGTCTTCTTCTGTAATAAAAGAGGGACAGAGATTTGAACTTGTTAAATTTCAGGCAGAAAGAGAAAGGCTTAACAGTATATTTTTAAACTCGGGTATCTATGGTTTTCAACCATCTTCAATCACATTTGATGTAAAAAGGGATACCATTGAAGAAAACAACGATTTTAAAATGCCGGTTAAAATACAAATCAGAAATCTTCCTCAACGTTTAAATGATACCCTCAAGGAAGTAGATTATAAAGTACACCATATAAATAACGTCAACATTTTTGCAGATTATAACTATGCGGATAATAAAGATTCATTAAAATCCACTACCTACGATTTTTATACCATATATTATAAAGACAAACTAAAATATAAACCCAAAGCCTTAACTAATGCAATAGCAATTATACCGGGTGAAATATACAGGGATATAGACCGTTCGCTTACTTACAGACAAATTAATAACTTAAAAAACTTTAAGTACCCCAGCATCGAATATATTTATGCAGACAGTACCAATACTCTTTTAAACACCAATATATACTTAACAGCCAGACCCCGTTTTTCACTTGGGTTTAATACTGATCTCACCCATTCTAACATTCAGGACTTTGGTATTTCATTCAGCTCCTCTTTAATTAGCAGAAATGTTTTCAGAGGTGCAGAAACCCTTGAAATTTCGGGAAGGGGTACCATTGGTTCTCAAAAAAACATTAGTGACGACGACAGGTTTTTTAATATATCGGAGTTTGGCGGAGATATAAAGCTCAATTTCCCGCGTATATTCTTCCCTCTAAAAACAGACAAACTCATACCTAAATATATGTCGCCACAAACAAGAATATTATTAGGTACTTCCTTTCAAAAAAATATTGGTTTAGACAAACACAACTTTAATGGTATAGTAAGTTATAACTGGTCGCCAACCAATTTTAAAAAAAATATTTTTGACTTATTTAATATTCAGTTTATAAGAAACCTTAATACCGACAGATTTTTTGAAGTTTACAGAAACACCTATACCCAGTTAGATAATATAGCCAATGGGTTTGAAGATTCTTATCCGCAGTTTTTTGAAGAAGACCCGAATGATCCTGAAAATCCCCGACTCAGTGTACCCACAGGGACCCAAGGTTTTATCCAGGCAGTACAAGATGGAGAAATTTCATTGGAAACAACAGATGCCAGAGAAGTGAACAGGATTGAAGAAAGAAGAGAAAGGCTAACAAGCAATAATCTCATATTTGCATCATCTTTCACCCATTCAAGAAACAACAGAACCGGTTTTACCGATAATAATTTTTCTCAGTTTAAAATAAAACTTGTTGCTGCCGGAAATTTTTTGTCTTTACTTACTAATCTTACAACTTTTGAAAAAAATGATAATGATCAAAACCTTGTCTTTGGTGTACCTTACTCCCAATACATTAAAACGGAATTTGATTATATAAAATACTGGCAGGTATCCAGAAACAATGTTTTTGCATTCCGTACCTTTTTAGGTATTGCCATTCCCTACGGAAACTCTAATAACATCCCTTTCCTCAGAAGTTATTTTGCGGGAGGTTCAAATGACAACAGAGCCTGGGAAGCTTACTCCTTAGGTCCCGGAAGAACCAATAATATAAACGATTTTAATGAAGCTAACTTAAAAATAGCTTTCAATATTGAGTACCGCTTTAATATTTTTGGAGATTTGAACGGAGCTTTATTTGCCGATGCAGGCAACATATGGAATGTACTGGATGATGTAGAAGATGAAAAAGCAATTTTTGAAAATTTTTCTTCACTAAGTGAAATAGCTTTGGGCACAGGAGTTGGCCTTCGCTACGATTTTGACTTTTTTGTACTGCGTTTTGATACCGGCTTTAAAACCTATAATCCTGCCCTGGAAGAAAAAAACAGATGGTTTTACGATTATTTTAAAAGCGGGGTTTTTAATATTGGTATCAATTATCCTTTTTAA
- a CDS encoding TrmH family RNA methyltransferase, whose translation MVSKNQIKLIKSLHQKKYRNLNSLFIAEGIKVINELIREGMDLHTLYATSAGKFTKIDENKFFEISESELKKISFLKTPNHAVAIFKIPAAKKINNKSLVVALDDIRDPGNLGTIIRLCDWFGITDLVCSINTVDCYNPKVVQATMGSLARVNITYLELEEFIKESGSDVFIADMEGENVYKTNLPSNGILIMGNEANGISQSIRKAASKKLSIPRFGSLQKTESLNVATATAILLSEFKRRS comes from the coding sequence ATGGTTAGCAAAAACCAAATAAAATTAATAAAGAGTTTACATCAAAAAAAGTACCGAAATTTAAATAGTTTATTTATAGCAGAAGGGATTAAAGTTATAAATGAACTTATTAGGGAAGGAATGGATTTACATACACTTTATGCCACTTCTGCCGGTAAATTTACGAAAATTGATGAGAATAAGTTTTTTGAGATTTCAGAAAGTGAATTAAAAAAAATAAGTTTTTTAAAAACACCAAATCATGCAGTGGCAATTTTTAAAATTCCTGCTGCAAAAAAAATTAATAATAAAAGCTTGGTTGTGGCTTTGGATGATATCCGGGATCCGGGTAATTTAGGAACTATTATAAGGTTGTGCGATTGGTTTGGGATTACTGACCTTGTTTGTAGCATCAATACGGTTGATTGTTATAACCCTAAAGTTGTGCAGGCAACGATGGGCTCTTTGGCGAGGGTTAATATAACCTACCTTGAGTTGGAAGAGTTTATTAAAGAATCTGGATCTGATGTTTTTATTGCCGATATGGAAGGTGAAAATGTTTATAAAACAAATCTGCCCTCTAACGGAATTCTTATAATGGGAAATGAAGCTAACGGAATTTCACAAAGTATAAGAAAAGCTGCATCCAAAAAATTATCCATTCCACGTTTTGGTTCTCTTCAAAAAACCGAAAGTTTAAATGTAGCTACCGCAACTGCTATCCTTTTGAGTGAATTTAAAAGGAGAAGTTAA
- a CDS encoding porin family protein translates to MKKAFFLIFTVFICTYQALAQFNEDPVLNLENFDKQPVHWGYFLGFNQYDFKFDYNTNYLGNSTDVLVNKSIGFNVGLIGNLRINSFLDLRFEPGLYYTQRNLFFPDPQLVEERDYLREVKSTYIHFPLLLKVSTKRFGNFKPYLVGGVSTSLNLGSNEKSPDDNSNGTFRMKKSTYYYELGIGIDFYLYYFKFSPSIRGVFAMNDELKPDNDPNSPWTSNINGLYTRGIFINFTFE, encoded by the coding sequence ATGAAAAAAGCCTTTTTTCTCATTTTTACAGTATTTATATGTACTTATCAGGCATTAGCCCAATTTAATGAAGACCCAGTACTTAACCTCGAAAATTTTGACAAACAACCGGTTCACTGGGGATATTTTCTGGGCTTTAATCAATATGATTTTAAATTTGACTATAATACTAATTATTTAGGAAACTCTACCGATGTTTTAGTTAATAAAAGTATAGGGTTTAATGTAGGTTTAATTGGGAACCTCAGGATAAACAGTTTCCTCGACCTGCGCTTTGAACCCGGTTTGTATTACACTCAAAGAAATTTATTTTTTCCTGATCCCCAACTGGTAGAAGAACGTGATTATTTACGCGAGGTTAAATCCACTTATATACATTTTCCTTTACTTTTAAAGGTAAGCACCAAAAGGTTTGGAAACTTTAAACCTTATCTGGTAGGCGGTGTTTCTACTTCCCTTAATTTAGGGAGTAATGAGAAAAGTCCTGACGACAACTCAAATGGTACTTTTAGAATGAAAAAAAGCACTTATTATTACGAATTGGGAATTGGCATAGACTTTTACTTATATTATTTCAAATTTTCCCCTTCTATACGAGGTGTCTTTGCAATGAATGATGAACTAAAACCCGACAATGACCCCAATAGTCCCTGGACCTCTAATATAAATGGATTATACACAAGAGGTATTTTTATAAATTTTACATTTGAATAA
- the ubiE gene encoding bifunctional demethylmenaquinone methyltransferase/2-methoxy-6-polyprenyl-1,4-benzoquinol methylase UbiE, which produces MSKQVTPYKNSTLGKKEQVTQMFDTISENYDGLNRVISFGIDVKWRKKVVNRVNDVKPEKVLDIATGTGDLAISLAKTAAKKIIGLDISPGMLEVGRKKIQEKNLAGKIEMVLGDSEALPFTDNSFDAITVAFGVRNFEDLEKGLAEILRVLKPGGIFVVLETSVPTKFPFKQGYTIYTKTLLPVIGKMFSKDRSAYSYLSKSASIFPYGEDFNNILRKIGFINIKNKPQTFGVATIYTASK; this is translated from the coding sequence ATGTCTAAACAAGTCACTCCATATAAAAACTCAACTTTAGGTAAAAAAGAACAGGTAACTCAAATGTTTGATACCATTTCTGAAAATTATGATGGTTTAAACCGGGTTATTTCTTTTGGTATTGATGTAAAGTGGAGAAAAAAAGTTGTAAACAGAGTTAATGATGTCAAACCTGAAAAGGTTTTGGATATAGCCACCGGAACAGGAGACCTTGCTATAAGTTTGGCAAAAACAGCTGCAAAAAAAATTATTGGACTTGACATATCTCCGGGTATGCTTGAAGTAGGAAGAAAAAAAATACAGGAGAAAAACCTGGCCGGTAAAATAGAAATGGTTTTGGGTGATAGTGAAGCTTTGCCTTTTACCGACAATTCGTTTGATGCTATTACCGTTGCATTTGGGGTTAGAAATTTTGAAGACCTGGAAAAAGGCCTTGCCGAAATTTTAAGGGTTTTAAAACCCGGTGGAATTTTTGTGGTTTTAGAAACCTCTGTACCAACTAAATTCCCTTTTAAACAAGGCTATACAATTTATACTAAAACCTTATTGCCAGTTATCGGAAAAATGTTTTCCAAAGACCGTTCGGCATATTCATATTTAAGTAAATCTGCATCAATTTTTCCTTATGGAGAGGATTTCAACAATATTTTGCGTAAAATTGGGTTTATTAATATAAAAAATAAACCTCAAACTTTTGGAGTTGCAACAATTTATACGGCATCAAAATAA
- the trkA gene encoding Trk system potassium transporter TrkA has product MKIIIAGAGEVGFHLAKLLSFESQDITLIDINRESLNYADTHLDIKVLKGNATSVSILKEAKVESSDLVIGVTASETANITLCLLAKQLGCKRTIARISNTEFIDNKEEIRFSHLGIDELISPEELAAEEIQLLLDQSAFNDSYEFEGGELTMVGTTLMRTAPFVGKTVKEAAQIFPELHFMAIAIQRSGTQYTLIPRGDSEFKEGDQAYFVTTKDGVNELYKLTGKTKASIKKVMILGGSKIGFKTARDLCSNKFKVKLIEKDKNKALDLADDLPNALIINGDGRNVELLEEEDIDEMDAFISVTGNSETNIMSCLVAKSKNIKKTIALVENMDYFQLSHSIGVDTLINKKLLAANNIFRHIRKGEVVALTRLNNLNAEILEFIVKPSSAVTGKIIRDLDFPRSASIGGVIRDGIGQIALGDFEIKAGDRVVVCCLPQSISKVEKLFL; this is encoded by the coding sequence ATGAAAATAATTATTGCAGGTGCTGGTGAAGTAGGGTTTCATCTGGCAAAACTTTTATCTTTTGAATCCCAGGACATCACACTTATTGATATTAACAGGGAGAGTTTAAACTACGCCGATACTCATTTAGATATAAAGGTATTAAAGGGAAATGCAACTTCGGTTTCAATACTTAAAGAAGCCAAAGTAGAATCTTCCGATCTGGTGATAGGAGTTACAGCCTCTGAAACAGCTAATATAACTTTATGCCTTTTAGCAAAGCAATTGGGATGTAAGCGTACCATAGCCAGAATATCCAACACAGAGTTTATAGATAATAAAGAAGAGATAAGGTTTAGTCATTTAGGTATAGATGAATTGATTTCTCCGGAAGAACTTGCAGCAGAAGAGATTCAGCTACTGTTAGATCAATCAGCCTTTAACGATAGTTACGAGTTTGAGGGAGGGGAGTTAACCATGGTGGGAACTACTTTAATGCGTACTGCACCTTTTGTAGGAAAAACAGTTAAAGAAGCTGCCCAGATTTTCCCTGAACTTCATTTTATGGCTATAGCTATACAACGATCAGGTACTCAATATACATTAATCCCCCGGGGAGATTCTGAATTTAAAGAAGGAGACCAGGCCTATTTTGTTACCACAAAAGACGGGGTAAACGAACTTTACAAACTTACAGGTAAAACAAAAGCGTCTATTAAAAAAGTAATGATATTAGGAGGTAGTAAAATTGGTTTTAAAACGGCGCGTGATCTCTGTTCCAATAAATTTAAGGTTAAACTTATTGAAAAAGATAAGAATAAAGCTCTTGATTTGGCTGATGATCTTCCTAATGCATTGATAATAAATGGAGATGGGAGAAATGTTGAATTACTTGAAGAAGAAGATATTGATGAAATGGATGCGTTTATTTCGGTAACGGGGAATTCCGAAACCAATATTATGTCTTGCCTGGTGGCAAAGTCAAAAAACATAAAAAAAACCATAGCTTTAGTAGAAAATATGGATTATTTTCAGTTATCACACTCTATAGGTGTTGATACGTTAATTAATAAAAAACTTCTTGCGGCCAATAATATTTTCAGACATATAAGAAAAGGGGAAGTAGTAGCTTTAACCCGGCTTAATAATCTTAATGCAGAAATTCTGGAATTTATAGTAAAACCATCATCAGCCGTGACTGGCAAAATTATCAGGGATTTAGATTTTCCGAGGTCTGCATCCATAGGAGGTGTAATAAGAGATGGTATTGGGCAAATAGCCTTGGGAGATTTTGAAATTAAGGCAGGCGACAGGGTGGTGGTATGTTGTTTGCCACAGTCTATTTCTAAAGTTGAAAAATTATTTCTCTAA
- a CDS encoding TrkH family potassium uptake protein: MKRLNTKIIFHFMGLLLLFNGGFMLLAALVSSIYRDGVTIEISSAGLVTIFVGIFLMFITTGHKKEIKKREGYIIVTFGWIFMSLSGMLPYLFSGSVHTVVNAFFETMSGYTTTGASILDDIEAVPKGVLFWRSMTHWIGGMGIIVLAIAILPLLGIGGMQLFAAEAPGPSADKLHPRITDTAKRLWFIYVGYTLAETLFLTLAGMSFFDAINHSMATLSTGGFSTKNASLAHWNNNPLIEYIVIIFMFLAGTNFILSYFAFKGKVQKVIKDDEFKYYFYFTIIFAIIASLIVFYQANVPVSTYHPMVLGKFESSFRHALFQVVSVITTTGFVSADFTNWTPFLKIFFFGLMFLGGSAGSTSGGVKVVRHILMIKNGLLEFKRALHPNAVIPVRYNRRAVPQNIVYNILGFFILYMLLFIIGALVLGIMGLDFETAIGGAASSLGNVGPAFGQLHPLANFNSLPVMGKWWCSFLMLLGRLELFTVLILFAPVFWKRM, from the coding sequence ATGAAAAGGCTTAATACCAAAATTATCTTTCATTTTATGGGCCTTCTGTTGCTTTTTAACGGAGGGTTTATGTTGCTTGCAGCTTTAGTAAGCAGTATATACAGGGATGGAGTAACTATAGAAATATCATCGGCAGGTTTAGTTACCATTTTTGTGGGGATTTTTTTAATGTTTATAACCACAGGGCATAAAAAAGAAATTAAAAAACGGGAAGGGTATATTATAGTGACATTTGGCTGGATTTTTATGTCTTTGTCCGGTATGTTACCCTATCTTTTTTCAGGATCAGTACATACGGTAGTCAATGCCTTTTTTGAAACCATGAGTGGTTATACAACAACCGGTGCTTCTATTTTAGATGATATAGAAGCAGTTCCAAAAGGAGTATTATTTTGGAGAAGTATGACCCATTGGATAGGGGGTATGGGAATAATAGTTTTAGCCATAGCTATTTTACCTTTATTGGGAATAGGAGGTATGCAGCTTTTTGCAGCAGAAGCTCCCGGTCCCAGTGCCGATAAACTTCACCCCCGAATTACAGATACAGCAAAGCGTTTGTGGTTTATATATGTTGGATATACTTTGGCAGAAACCCTGTTTTTAACATTAGCCGGAATGAGTTTTTTTGATGCCATTAACCATTCTATGGCCACATTATCTACAGGAGGATTTTCAACAAAAAATGCAAGTTTGGCTCATTGGAATAACAATCCTCTTATTGAATATATTGTTATAATATTTATGTTTTTGGCAGGTACCAACTTTATTTTGAGCTATTTTGCATTTAAAGGAAAGGTGCAAAAAGTAATTAAAGATGATGAATTTAAATACTATTTTTATTTTACAATTATCTTTGCGATTATTGCCTCCCTCATAGTTTTTTACCAGGCAAATGTGCCGGTTAGTACTTATCATCCCATGGTGTTAGGTAAATTTGAGAGTTCATTCAGGCATGCTTTATTTCAGGTAGTTTCTGTAATTACAACCACCGGGTTTGTTTCGGCCGATTTTACCAATTGGACACCTTTTCTGAAAATTTTCTTTTTCGGGTTAATGTTTTTAGGAGGTTCTGCCGGATCAACTTCAGGAGGTGTAAAAGTAGTGCGTCATATTTTGATGATAAAAAACGGATTACTTGAATTTAAAAGAGCTTTACACCCAAATGCAGTAATACCGGTTAGATATAACAGAAGAGCTGTTCCACAAAATATTGTCTATAATATACTTGGTTTTTTTATACTGTATATGCTTTTGTTTATAATTGGAGCATTGGTATTAGGTATTATGGGATTAGATTTTGAAACTGCCATAGGTGGTGCAGCTTCTTCTTTAGGAAACGTAGGTCCCGCTTTTGGACAATTACATCCCCTGGCAAATTTTAACAGCCTTCCCGTGATGGGGAAATGGTGGTGTAGTTTTTTAATGCTTTTAGGTAGATTGGAATTATTTACTGTTTTAATCTTATTTGCACCGGTTTTTTGGAAAAGAATGTAA
- a CDS encoding FkbM family methyltransferase, translated as MRKLFLKILKKFNPGTIKIRHHYTNTKFVLDAFKHKGYWYYGKKREKETVELFSEIIPTCKFIIEIGAHIGYFSQFFSTFINKPGKVLIFEPGINNLPYLKQNISSLSNTKLEEKAISDQNGKANFYIEELTGQNNSLLSDYKVFDEVMINSGFKMEKISVEVETIRLDSYLQQNFMEEKPDFIKIDIEGAELLALQGMTNTLQQFFPSLMVEVTENVPQVTTMLKDMGYLLFSPKRKELTGFSNFSGNLFCIHKSKKDLIDKLNIIRYET; from the coding sequence ATGAGAAAACTATTTCTTAAAATTTTAAAAAAGTTTAATCCTGGTACCATTAAAATCCGACATCATTATACAAATACAAAATTTGTACTGGATGCTTTTAAACACAAAGGGTATTGGTACTACGGAAAGAAAAGGGAAAAAGAAACAGTTGAGTTATTCAGTGAAATTATACCCACTTGTAAATTTATAATTGAGATTGGTGCCCATATTGGTTATTTCAGTCAGTTTTTCAGTACATTTATTAATAAACCGGGGAAAGTGCTCATTTTTGAACCCGGTATAAATAATTTGCCTTATTTAAAACAAAATATCAGTTCATTAAGTAATACAAAACTTGAAGAAAAAGCGATCTCGGATCAAAACGGAAAAGCAAATTTTTACATAGAAGAATTAACCGGGCAAAATAATTCTTTATTGAGCGATTATAAAGTATTTGATGAAGTAATGATTAATTCCGGCTTTAAAATGGAAAAAATTTCTGTTGAAGTTGAAACCATAAGGTTAGACAGTTATCTTCAACAAAACTTTATGGAAGAAAAGCCGGATTTTATTAAAATTGATATTGAAGGAGCAGAATTATTAGCCCTGCAGGGAATGACAAATACGTTGCAACAATTTTTTCCAAGTCTTATGGTAGAAGTGACTGAAAATGTACCCCAGGTTACCACCATGCTGAAGGATATGGGGTATTTATTATTTTCACCAAAAAGAAAAGAATTAACAGGTTTCAGTAATTTTTCCGGTAATCTATTTTGTATTCACAAATCAAAGAAAGATTTGATAGATAAATTAAATATAATTAGGTATGAAACTTAA